AATATACAGTGATGATAGGGGAGTTGGATTTTGAAGTGCGACATGGTTTTTCTGTGGAAGCTGAAATCCCATTAAAAACGTTAAAAATCCCAGCATCTGTGCTCACAAAAGATGACAATGTATATGTTGTTGATAAAACACACGTAGTACACAAACGTAAAATTAAATATGATGAAAACAATGGCGATCTTGTAGTAAAAAATGGATTAAAGCAAGGTGATATTTTAATTAAAAAACCTGATAGTGGTATCTCGGATGGTAAAAAAGTTGAGGTGTCATCATGATAGAACTTGTTAATGTGAATCGGCATTTTAAAAATGGTAATGAAACGAATCACATTTTAAAGGACATTCATTTACGTATTGATTCAGGTGAATTTGTTGCCATTATGGGGCCATCTGGTTCGGGGAAAAGTACGCTTATTAATATTCTAGGTTTTATTGATCGCGGTTATGAAGGAGATTATTTATTTGACCAACATAATTATCAACAACGTTCAGATAATGAACTTGCTAAAATTCGTAATCGTACAGTTGGATTTGTTTTTCAAAACTTTAAGCTCATTCAAAATAATACCATTTTAGAAAATGTGAGTATCCCTTTACTTTATGCGGGTTTATCGGCTAAAGTACGCAAAGAACGCGTAAAAGCGATGCTTCATGAAGTAGGGCTCTATGATAAAGAACACCTTGTTCCAAATAAATTATCTGGGGGACAACAACAACGTGTTGCGATTGCACGTGCGATTGTGAATCAACCTAAATTTATTATTGCAGACGAACCCACAGGGGCACTCGATTCAAAAACGTCGCAAGATATAATGAGATTATTTTTAAAGCTCAATAAAGAACAAGGTACAACGATGATTTTGGTCACGCACGATCCGAAAGTAGCGGCGCAAGCAGATCGTATCATTCATATTTTAGATGGACGTATTCAAAAAGAAGAGGTGAACGTGCATGAGTAACTTTAGTAATATTATTCACGTTGCCTTGCGTTCTATTATGAAAAATAAACGTCGTAATATCTTTACGATGATTGGTATTATAATCGGAATCGCAGCGGTCATTACGATTATGGCGCTTGGTAATGGGTTTAAAAAAACGGCGAATGAGCAGTTTAATGATGCAGGTGCCTCTAAAAATACAGTGCTTATAGATTATATGGATAATCAAATGGCAGAAGGGGGCAAAATAGCGAATACGCAACCTTTTACAGCTGCGGATGTCGATATGGCTCGCCAAGTCAAAGGTGTGGAAGAAGTAAATATTAAATCAAATGATGAGACGGGGTTAAAAAGTGAAGCAACGCGCACGAATAAAAAATCAGAGATTACGATAAAACCATTATCTTCGGCTAAAGAGGTGGATAAGGGAAAAGGATTCACACAAGAGGACAATGACATGTCAGAACGCGTGGCAACCATTAGTTCTGACGTTGCAGATGCTTTATTTAAAGGAGATGCGGTAGGGAAAACAATTTATATTGATGGTATGGGGTTTACAGTTAACGCTATTCAAGATGAAATGATGACACCGAATCTTGTTCAAATACCTGAGAAAACAGTGAAGCGTTATCTTCCAACGTTAACTTCTTCGACGCCACAATTAGAGGTGAAATTTAGCGCATCGATGAATAAAAAAGATGTAGGCAATGCTGTTGCAGAAAAATTAAATAAAAATGGATCTGCTGTAGGTGATGGTACATATCAATATACAGATATGGAAGCCCTCATGAAAAATATTAATAAAGTGTTCGATGCGATTACGTATTTTGTCGCAGCAGTTGCAGGTATCTCGCTTTTCATTGCTGGGATTGGCGTCATGAATGTCATGTACATTTCAGTAGCAGAGCGAACAGAAGAAATTGCGATACGCCGTGCCTTTGGAGCAAAGGGGAGGGATATTGAATTGCAATTTCTCATAGAAAGTATTATTCTATGCTTGATTGGTGGCGTGATTGGATTAGTCATTGGTATTGGCATAGCATCTATTGTGGATGCTTTAACACCAGACTATATACGCAGTTCAGTCACATTTGGTTCTGTTTTACTCGCAGTTGGTGTATCGTCATTCATCGGTGTTGTATTTGGATGGATTCCGGCACGCTCAGCTTCTAAGAAAGAATTGATTGATATTATTAAATAACACGTCACGTGACCAGTAATTCATCGCAACAATCATGTATTTAGCGGAGTTCAGAGGTCACATGATGTCAGTATGTGTCGCTGAGCAGTGACAAAATTCTTTTTTTGTTGAAAGATTAAAAGAGGGAAAATGAAGAGTGAAAAATAAAAGTAGAGCTTTATTAAAGAAAGTGATGATAGGTTTAGTAGCTTTTGCAGTTTTGATAGGTAGTGCCAGTGTATACCGTTACTTAAAACGTGAACATGATCAACATTTAACAGAATATATTTCCAATCAACATAAGAAAGATGGGATCAAGGCAGAGAACATTCCACGCTTAAAAACAGTCGTTGATCAAAAAAACGTCGCGTATACCTCGATTGATCAGTACTTAAAAAAGACTGATTTTAATGGTGCGATTGCCATTTTTGACAACGGTCAGTTAAAAATGAATAAAGGGTATGGCTTCCAAGATATAGAAGCTGGTAAGGCGAACGGACCCAATACACTTTTTCTCATTGGTTCAGCGCAAAAGTTTTTTACAGGTATGATGATTAAAAAACTGGAATTAGACGATAAAATTAATCTTAATGACTTTGTAGACGACTATTTACCTGATTTTGAAACAAACCCGAAAATTACATTGAAAGATTTAATGTTACATCGTAGCGGACTTTATAAATATGAAGGTTCACGCGACATATTAGATTTAGATGGTGCGGTACAAGCCATTCATGATAAGGGAATCAACCCTAAAACATACCATAAACATTTTTACAACGATGCGAATTATCTTGTGTTATCTAAAGTTGTAGAGGAAGTGACACAAAGAAGTTATACGGAAAACTATTACAAAGATTTTGCTAATCCTTATAATCTTAACCATAGTGCATTTTATAATGATGTACGTTATCAAAATGATATGGCGAAAGGATACAAATTAAGTGACCATATTCCTGTGTTTAAAAAGCCTGTATTTTTAGATCAATATTATGGGGCAGGGAATTTATATATGTCCCCTTACGATATGGGGCGTATGATTCAAAAATTACAAACGAATCAAGTTTTTCCACAACAAGAAACACAGGCCTATATACATGAAATAAAGTCTTCACGTTATCCTGAAAATTACCGATATGGGTTTTATTCATTCCCTGACTTTAATCGCGTGAATGGTGTGTTTTTTGGACAAACATTTACGGCTTATTTTAATGGGCGTTACACAGTTGTCTTAGCAACAAATTATGAAAACCACAAATCAAATTTAAATGAAACCAAAATCAAACACGTCTTTTTTGATATATTAAAACAACCGAAGAGAAAAAAATAAACGTGTGTATTCCAGACTGTCGACAAAGCTAACGACTTTGTTGGCAGTTTTTTTACATATATGCGCTATGCACTCATTTCTCAATATGGTGAAAATATAAGACACGAGATAAAAAGTGCAATATATTTTGAGTATAAAATTGGACGGGTTATTCATTAAAATAAAGTGGTATATAATAGAGATAAAATTTTTATAAGGAGGCATTCGTATGAAACAATTTTACAAAATGTGTGCCTATGTGGCGGGATTTATTGGTGTCGCGGTGATGTGGTGTGTGGCGATATTAACAGTGCAACAGTATCGCGTAGATGATCATATGAGCAAGGATAACAATGCATCATAACAACTTAGAATACACGAGGTGATGAAATGAAAGTCTTACTCATTGAAGACAACCGTATGATTGGAGATTTACTTCTAAATATGTTGAAGTTGCGTCAATATACAGTAGATTGGTTAACATCAGGTGAAGACGTCTCATTATATATGGAGCAAATTCATTATGACTTGATTCTTGTAGACTGGATGTTACCGGATATGACGGGGGTGGATATTATTCATCACATTCGTCAAAGTGGCAATGCTATTCCGATTATCATGTTAACTGCCAAGTCTCAAACGGCTGATAAAGTGGAGGGACTTACTGCTGGGGCAGACGATTATGTGACGAAACCCTTTGAGTTTGAAGAGTTAGAAGCACGGATGCTTGCGGTGATGAAGCGATATCATGCGTTAAATAAACAAGTTAAAACAATTGGAAATGTAACGTATGATTTCCAAAAACATCATTTTATAAAAGAAGGTCACATCCTAGAGTTTACGCAAAAAGAGTATCAATTATTGGAATTATTATTTTTGAATGCAGTCGTTTCACGCGTGTTAATTATTGAGAAAGTGTGGTATTTAGATCAAATTGTATCAGATAATAATATCGATGCACTTGTTCGTCAACTTAGGAAAAAATTAATGCACTTGGACACCACACTTCACATTAAAAGTATCCGTGGCGTCGGGTACAAATTGGAAGTGATGCCATGACAAACTACCGATTTTGGCCTGCTTTTATTAAATATGCGGGTATGCTGTTTGCCTTATTGAGCGTGTTGTTTTTGATAATTGTTATTTTATTTAGTTATAAATTGAATCAAGAAATTAATGAGACGGCTGAACGACAAACCACAAGTGTCAAAACAACACTTGAACATCACGAATCGGTCAATCCAACTCATGATTATTTCATTGTGAAAAACGGAAAGGTTATTGAAGCCATGACACCGTTTACTACGCGTGAATTGAAAACGCGTTTTCTTAATCAAGCATCTCAAACACCGTATATTGATGAAAGTAATCATGGGGTGTTTGAGGTTAGAAGCGTATCACTTTCAAATGAACGAACGTTATACAGTTTAACGAATGTACACGATTTTCATGAAACGAAAGGTTTTTTAATAACAGTATTAATCGGATGTTTTGTATTTGGTTTTATACTAATGATGGGCTTGGCATATTATCTTGCGCAACGCCCAATTAAAGTGTATGAACAATTGATGCAAGAGCAGCGCGTGTTTATACAAAATGCCTCACATGAAATGAAAACCCCCATCGCATCATTATTACTTGGTACACAATATATAGAAATGCTTGATCGTGATCATTTGAGTGTAACCAGCCGCCAAACATTGACGCAAATGAAATCTGAAGTTACGTATATGCAACAACTCATAGATTCCTTGTTAGATACCGATATGACGATTAAAGAAATCGACGAGATTCCGATTGCGCCAATTCTTGATGAAGCGGTGCAATCGATTGAAATGGCATATCGTACCAAGGTTAAACGGCTCTATGCACGACATTTAACGTATCCCATCTTACCATTTCACCTGAAGCAAATCGTTAATATTTTATTGGACAACGCGATTAAACATAATGATTCTGAGGTAAACGTATCTATTAGTGCATCTAAAACAATCAATGGGATTGAATTAAAGGTAAGTGATAATGGCGTAGGGATTTCAAACGACCAACAACAGCATATCTTTAAACGGTTTTACAGGGGGAACCAAAATCAAAAAGGGTCAGGTATTGGTTTGGCGTTGTTACAAGCACGTGTACATCAATATGGTGGCACAGTGACTGTACGTTCAAAAGAAGGAAAAGGCACAACGTTTTTGATAAAACTTTAAAAATTTCAGTTTCATTTCAGTTTTCTTATATATAGTAAGCCTATAAAGAAAACAAGGGGTAGATAGAAATGCCATTACATCCATTATTTGTCCATTTTCCAATAGCTTTATTATCTTTTGCAACGTTAATTGCGTTATTGAACGTGATACTTAAGAAAAAAGATTTGTCTTTTTCATTAGCGCTTTTACTTATATTTGGTATGTTATCAGGAGTCATGAGTTACTTATTAGGTGATAGTGGTGAGGAATACGCAATGCAACATTTTAATCCACAACATGTAGAAAGTTTAGTGCACTTACATGAGACGTTTGCTATGCTTTCGTTAATAGCATACGGTCTTGCAACGGTTATTCACTTAGGGGGTATGTGGTTTAAAGCTTATGCAACTTACTCGAAATGGGGCGTACTGATTTTCACGATTATTGGATTTGGATTATTAATTGTAGCTGGACATCTAGGTGCAAGTATTACGTACGGGAATTAAGGAGGATTAGGTGATGCAAAGAAATTATTATTTCCACCATGTTGAACATCGAAAATTACAAAAAAGTTCTAAAAAGACGCTATGGGCGTCATTAATTATTACATTATTTTTCACGATTGTAGAGTTTGTTGGAGGGATACTTTCTAATTCACTTGCTTTACTTTCAGATTCCTTTCATATGTTAAGTGATGTGATTGCACTTGGTTTATCCATGGTGGCGATTTACTTTGCAAGCCGTAAACCGACTGCGAACTATACATTTGGCTATTTACGTTTTGAAATTATAGCTGCATTTTTAAATGGCTTGGCTTTAGCCATCATCTCAATATGGATCTTTTATGAAGCGATTATGCGCATCATTTATCCAAAACCTGTTGAAAGTGGTTTAATGCTCGTTATTGCTACAATAGGTTTAATCGTCAATATCGTTTTAACGATAATATTAATGCGCTCACTTAAAAGTGAAAATAACATCAACATTCAAAGTGCTTTATGGCATTTTATTGGTGACCTATTGAACTCTGTCGGTGTGATTGTAGCAGTGGTACTTATCTACTTTACAGGAATTCAAATGATTGACCCTATTTTAAGTATGGTGATTGCTGTAGTAATTTTACGTGGCGGATATAAAATTATGCGAAATGCGGTATTGATTTTAATGGAGTCTGTACCAGAACATTTAAATACGGATGAGATTATGGAAGATATGAAACGTGTTGATCAAGTTTTAGATGTACATGAATTTCATTTATGGTCTATCACAACGGATCATTATTCTTTAAGTGCACACGTTGTACTTGATAGCAAAAGTGGTCAAGATGCTTACGAAACAATAAATAAGTTGGAACGCTTATTAAAAGAAAAGTATGGCTTATCACATACAACGCTTCAAATTGAACATTTGGAAATGAATCATTTAAATGAAGCGTACTTTGAAGAAATCAAATAAGGAAGTTTGATGAGATACAATGTTTGTCTCATGTAACATTAACGAAAAGCCCTAAAAATTCACAGTATGATGAATTTTTAGGGCTTTTCACATGCTCTATGTTATACGCGTTCGTGATTATTAACAATCCAAAATGAGGGGATTGAAAAAGTATGCGCGTCACATTTTGTCTAATTTATTTTTACCTGCGAGGAGTAATACCCATGTGACGATAATAAAGGGGAGTGTCAATATTGGAATGCCGAATGGTTCTAAAAAAGTGGCAATTGCACCATATGACATGGGTGTTAACACGATGACAAGGATAAACATCAAATAACGGTTGTAATGTGTGCGTGCTCGAAATGTAACTGCCATTGCCATCACCGTTAAAATTAAATTATAGCCAAAGAGACCATGATTTAATGCCATCATATCAGAGCCTAATACATATACAAATGTCATTGCTAGTAAATTGGCAATGATTACGAAAATACCCGCCCATCTTGAAGCGATAAAAAAAGCGATGATGATTAAGATGCCTGAAATTACATTTTCTACGAGGAATATTTGGCTGATACCATTAAAAAATGCGGCAATGGGATGTAATGGTTGGGATACATCAATCTTAGCGACATGCTTTAATGGTAAGACGTTTACAGTACTTCTTAAAAATTTAAACTGTTGATTCATAAGTAGTATCATCCATGTAATCAGTACAAACGGTGCCGTGAGTTCTGGTAAATGATAACGTTGAAACACAGTTTGCATTGCTTTGGACAGTGGCATAACGATAATTGTTGCAATCAAACATATCATGACAGTTTGCCACGTCATCACCATAAAAATACTCAATGCGATAGCAACAAGCACACTATTGAACCCTGATAGTCCGGCATGAATTTCAGCTCTCGAATAACCAAACATAGGAGCGGTTAATAAACTCATCGCACTTCCAATCATTGCCGCTAAACCGACTTTCCAATCTCCAATCCATAACGCAAGCAGAATGAGTAATCCTGTCCATACATTTTCGAGTAAAACGACTTGAGATATGTTCTTCAAAAAACTTTGTAGTAGTAAAGGCATATCATATCACTCTTTTCCTTTAATTTTTAACTATGTTACTTAAATAAATTACCGTAAAAGTTATATTGGTATAGTTTGTGATAATTTATAATGCTTTATTTAAAAAGAATCTATCTATAAAATACTTTTCAATAATAACATAATCATTTGAAGCGCGTCATTTAAAGGATTATAATTTGAATGTAAGTTTATTTTTACAAAAGGGAGTGAGTAGTGAGATGAATTTTACGCAACGTGAGCAGGATAAATTGATGCTCGTTGTTGCAGCAGATTTGGCACGACGACGCAGAGCGCGCGGTTTAAAACTAAATCATCCTGAGGCAGTTGCATTAATCAGCTATGAGATATTAGAAGGTGCGCGTGACGGTAAATCTGTTGCGGAACTCATGAGCTACGGGCGTGAAATTTTAAATAAAGACGATGTAATGGATGGCGTTGAATCTATGGTGACTGATATTGAAATTGAAGCTACATTTCCAGATGGGACAAAGCTAGTGACCATTCATCATCCGATTGTTTAGGAGGATAAATAATGAAACCAGGAGAAATCATCGTACAATCAAGTGAAATCATGATAAATGAAGGACGTGCAACTACTAAAATTACTGTCAAAAACAGTGGGGATCGTCCTATTCAAGTGGGGTCACATTATCACTTCTATGAAGCAAACTCAGCACTCACGTTTGATCGTGACGAGGCATATGGCAAACATTTAGACATCCCTGCAGGTGCAGCTGTACGTTTTGAGCCGGGAGATGAAAAAGAAATTCGCCTTGTACGTTATGCTGGTGAGCAAAATATTTACGGCTTTCATGGCAAAGTTGACGGTCCACTTGATCAATCCCGTATTACAGGTCCGAATATGGAAGAAGGAAGTGATGTCAAATGAGTTTTAAAATGACAGAATCACAATATACAAGTTTGTACGGTCCAACAGTTGGAGATTCTATTCGTTTAGGAGATACAAATCTTTTTGCGAAAGTTGAAAAAGATTATGCCCAATATGGGGATGAAGTGGCATTTGGTGGCGGAAAATCTATCCGTGACGGCATGGGACAAAATCCGAATGCAACACGTGATAACAAAAAAGTGGCTGACTTAGTGATTACGAATGCTGTCATTATCGACCATGATAAAGTCATTAAAGCCGATATTGGTGTGAAAAATGGTTATATTATGAAAATCGGTAAAGCTGGCAACCCAGATATTATGAACAATGTGGATATTATTATCGGAGCCTCTACTGAAATTATTGCAGCAGAAGGTAGTATTATCACAGCTGGTGGTATTGATACGCATGTTCATTTTATTAATCCAGAGCAATCTGAAATTGCTTTAGAAAGTGGCATTACCACCCAAATTGGTGGTGGTACAGGTGCGACGGAAGGGACTAAAGCAACAACTGTAACTCCGGGTTCTTGGCATGTTCACCGTATGCTACAGGCAGCAGAAGCTTTGCCGGTTAATGTTGGATTTACAGGAAAGGGTCAAGCGGTCAATCATACCGCATTAGTCGAACAAATCCATGCAGGCGTCATAGGACTTAAAGTACATGAAGACTGGGGGGCGACACCATCAGCATTACGTCACGCATTAGAAGTGGCTGATGAATATGATATTCAAATTGCGCTCCATGCAGATACGCTTAACGAAGCAGGTTTTATGGAAGATACGATGAAAGCTATTGGGGATAAAGTGCTTCATATGTATCATACAGAAGGTGCTGGTGGCGGTCATGCGCCTGACTTAATTAAAGCGGCAGCGCACGCAAATATTTTACCATCATCAACGAATCCCACACTCCCGTACACGCATAACACGGTCGATGAACATTTAGATATGGTCATGATTACGCATCATTTAAATGCATCTATTCCAGAAGATGTGGCATTTGCGGATTCACGTATACGCAAAGAAACAATTGCTGCAGAAGACGTACTCCAAGACATGGGTGTGTTCGGCATGGTTAGTTCAGACTCTCAAGCGATGGGTCGTGTCGGTGAGGTCATTACACGTACGTGGCAAGTGGCACATCGTATGAAAGCGCAACGTGGTCCCCTTGAAGGTGATGGTGAACATAACGACAATAACCGCATTCGTCGTTATATTTCAAAGTATACAATTAACCCTGCGATTACGCATGGTATTTCAGACTACGTTGGATCTGTAGATGAAGGAAAATTGGCTGATTTAGTGATGTGGGATCCGCGATTCTTTGGTGTGAAACCTACATTAGTAATCAAAGGTGGCTTAATCAATGTTGCCATCAACGGTGATGCCAATGGCTCTATCCCGACATCAGAACCAATTAAATATCGACCGATGTATGGCCAATATGGTGGGAATATGCAAAGTACAGCTTTGACATTTGTATCACAAGCGGCCTATCAAGATGGGATTCGACGTACTTTAGATTTAAAGCGTCATGTGCGTCCAGTTAAAAACATCCGTAATCTTTCTAAAAAAGATATGGTGAACAATGACGCACTGCCTCAACTTGATGTAGATCCAGAAACGTATGAAGTGTTTGTAAATGGTGAAAAAATCACGAGTAAGGCAGCAACAGAATTGCCATTAACACAGCGTTACTTCTTATTCTAAATGAAAATAAAAAGTGATAAAAAACATCGCTAAATTAGGATTACAAAATAAAATATGCTATTGAAAAAGTGTTTTGCAATTGGTAAATTAAAATGTGTAAAAATGAATAGGGGTGTTTGATACATATGAAAAAAGGAATCGCATTAATGATGATGACTTTGCTACTAAGTGCTTGTGGGAATGGCGGAGACAAGGGAAAAGAGAAGACTGAAAAACCGACCAAGGAAAATACAACAGAAACGTTAAAATTAGCGGATTCAGAGAAATATAAACCAGAAGGTGAATTTAACGGCAAGCAATATAAAACTAAAAAGTTTGAGGTTAATTTAGAAAAGATGGCTCGTATAGAGATGAAAGATTTTGATAATAAAAATATTCAAGCTATTGCGATTGGTTATGAAGTGACAAACAAATCAAATGAAAAAATATCAGCAATTGACGCATGGATTGAAGCTTTTAACATTTATCAAGAAGTGAACGGAAAGAAAAAAGATTTAGACTTAACGATGTTATTAGATGACTCGCATAAAAGTGACTATGACATGCTTTCAGATAAAGAGATTAAAAAAGGTGGTAAACATAAAGCGATGATTCTATTTAAGTTAGAAAATACAACAAGCCCAGTCATTATTGAGGCAACTAATGATGATTATGAGTCACTAGGTAAACAAACATTTAAATTGGAAACATTTAATGATGGTAAGTTTTAAGGGGAGAGAAGAATATGAAAAAAATTTTTAGTGCACTGTGTGTATCATCGCTTTTACTGAGTGGCTGTGGACTCATTGGTAACGGTAAAGACGATAAAAAAGAAGCTGAGGAAAATATTGGTAATGGTTATTTTAAAGCAGATACATTAAAAACAAAAGAGGCAGAATTTAAATTAAAAAAACCGAAACTTGTTGAACAATTCAATCAGGATGACAAACGAGGGCCATATATCGTTTTTGAATACGAATATACAAATAAAAGTAAAGAGAACATGTCCGCCCAAAAAGCATGGGGGCATTACTTCGAATTCATTAAGGATACTAAAGACACTGAAGAAAGAATACATGACACTTACGTTACTACAAAGGACGGGTCAAAATATAGTGAGCTAAAAGAAAATGGCGATTTATTAGTGAAACCGAAAGATAATGTCAAAGCAATGGTCGTATATCCTATAAAAAAAGAACCTGTAAAGTTATTGCTGAAGGGGCATACGAAAAGGGACGATTCAGAACCTAAAGCATTAGGTGAAAAAGTGATTCATATAGAAAAGTAATACATGCATTCATTCGTGGAAAGCTATCAAAGCATATTTGAACGTTTTGATAGCTTTTATATTTTAATATAGATTTAATAGATGTGTTTGTCACTTGCACATAGTTGTAATAAAAAACGTTTAGCATAATAGCGGAACATAAGAAATTGTAAAACTCAACATTTTAAACGTTAAATTAGAAATAAAAGAATGTCTTGTATAGTTAATTTAGACATGATACATTTAAAAATATGTTTGAACTACGTAATGATTCCGATTTATTCAGTGAAGAATTGAGGTGCACAAATGATTTTATCTGACAATGATATTAAAGGATACATACAATCAGGGGCACTTAAAGTGACGCCTTTTGAGGCATCTCATGTTGAACCAGCTTCTATTGATTTAACGTTAGCCAATCACTTTTTAAGACCTTTACAGCCATTGAATGGCACTCAAAAGTTAAGCGAACCTATTCAATATGAAGAAATTCACCAAACAAGTGTAGTGGTTCCTGCACATGGTTTTATTTTAGCGACGACGAAAGAATATATTAAACTACCAGAAAACTTGACAGGCTTTGTGGAAGGTAGAAGCTCTATTGGACGAGCTGGTTTATTTATACAAAATGCAGGATGGGTTGATCCCGGATTTGAAGGCGCAATCACATTAGAACTATATAATGCAAATGATTTCCCCTTAGAAATCGAACAGAACCAACGGATATGTCAAATCGTTTTGGCAGAAACTAAAACGGCGCCAAATGAGATCTATTCAGGTAAATATCAAGGACAAGCTACTACAACGGGGAGTCGTGTATTCAGAGACTGGATGAAGGATGGTGGCTATTAATGGAAATCGTAATTATGACCGGATTTCTAGGTGGCGGAAAAACATCGACGCTTAACTTTCTGATCCAAGATGCAATTGATCATCATTTGAAGCCTGCTGTCATTATGAATGACTTTGGGGAACGCAATGTGGATCAACATTTTATCCATGAACCAATACATATTAAAACGATGACTAATGGTTGTATTTGTTGCACGTTTAAAAACGATGTCGCCGCACAACTACATTCCATTTATTTAGAGCATCAACCTGATATTATTTTTATAGAATGTAGTGGTCTCGCGCATCCATTAGAAGTTTATGATGCATGTTTAACACCAGTTCTTACACCGCTTGTAGAGCGTGTACGTATGTTAGGTGTTATCGATGCATCTGTATATGATAAAAAAGAGGAATATCCTGAAGATATTAAAACACTTATAAAAGAACAAACACAATTTTGTAGTCATTTAATTTTAAATAAAATAGACTTAATTGATACAACGCGATTACTTAACGTTGTGAATAAGCTTGAAACGGATTATCCAGGTGTTCCA
The sequence above is a segment of the Staphylococcus hyicus genome. Coding sequences within it:
- a CDS encoding DUF5067 domain-containing protein; translated protein: MKKGIALMMMTLLLSACGNGGDKGKEKTEKPTKENTTETLKLADSEKYKPEGEFNGKQYKTKKFEVNLEKMARIEMKDFDNKNIQAIAIGYEVTNKSNEKISAIDAWIEAFNIYQEVNGKKKDLDLTMLLDDSHKSDYDMLSDKEIKKGGKHKAMILFKLENTTSPVIIEATNDDYESLGKQTFKLETFNDGKF
- a CDS encoding CobW family GTP-binding protein yields the protein MEIVIMTGFLGGGKTSTLNFLIQDAIDHHLKPAVIMNDFGERNVDQHFIHEPIHIKTMTNGCICCTFKNDVAAQLHSIYLEHQPDIIFIECSGLAHPLEVYDACLTPVLTPLVERVRMLGVIDASVYDKKEEYPEDIKTLIKEQTQFCSHLILNKIDLIDTTRLLNVVNKLETDYPGVPYVLTQFGEVTLNEMPEQAVVEQQSRPTTHGALTQCFHEFNKPIKQSALIEGLKQLEGHIYRVKGFVEVEGIDQPCIMQYVPGHLELKPCQIDMPSYLVVIGHQLCPERVMHTFDDVELAS
- the ureC gene encoding urease subunit alpha codes for the protein MSFKMTESQYTSLYGPTVGDSIRLGDTNLFAKVEKDYAQYGDEVAFGGGKSIRDGMGQNPNATRDNKKVADLVITNAVIIDHDKVIKADIGVKNGYIMKIGKAGNPDIMNNVDIIIGASTEIIAAEGSIITAGGIDTHVHFINPEQSEIALESGITTQIGGGTGATEGTKATTVTPGSWHVHRMLQAAEALPVNVGFTGKGQAVNHTALVEQIHAGVIGLKVHEDWGATPSALRHALEVADEYDIQIALHADTLNEAGFMEDTMKAIGDKVLHMYHTEGAGGGHAPDLIKAAAHANILPSSTNPTLPYTHNTVDEHLDMVMITHHLNASIPEDVAFADSRIRKETIAAEDVLQDMGVFGMVSSDSQAMGRVGEVITRTWQVAHRMKAQRGPLEGDGEHNDNNRIRRYISKYTINPAITHGISDYVGSVDEGKLADLVMWDPRFFGVKPTLVIKGGLINVAINGDANGSIPTSEPIKYRPMYGQYGGNMQSTALTFVSQAAYQDGIRRTLDLKRHVRPVKNIRNLSKKDMVNNDALPQLDVDPETYEVFVNGEKITSKAATELPLTQRYFLF
- a CDS encoding DUF5067 domain-containing protein produces the protein MKKIFSALCVSSLLLSGCGLIGNGKDDKKEAEENIGNGYFKADTLKTKEAEFKLKKPKLVEQFNQDDKRGPYIVFEYEYTNKSKENMSAQKAWGHYFEFIKDTKDTEERIHDTYVTTKDGSKYSELKENGDLLVKPKDNVKAMVVYPIKKEPVKLLLKGHTKRDDSEPKALGEKVIHIEK
- a CDS encoding urease subunit beta, with amino-acid sequence MKPGEIIVQSSEIMINEGRATTKITVKNSGDRPIQVGSHYHFYEANSALTFDRDEAYGKHLDIPAGAAVRFEPGDEKEIRLVRYAGEQNIYGFHGKVDGPLDQSRITGPNMEEGSDVK
- the yut gene encoding urea transporter, producing MKNISQVVLLENVWTGLLILLALWIGDWKVGLAAMIGSAMSLLTAPMFGYSRAEIHAGLSGFNSVLVAIALSIFMVMTWQTVMICLIATIIVMPLSKAMQTVFQRYHLPELTAPFVLITWMILLMNQQFKFLRSTVNVLPLKHVAKIDVSQPLHPIAAFFNGISQIFLVENVISGILIIIAFFIASRWAGIFVIIANLLAMTFVYVLGSDMMALNHGLFGYNLILTVMAMAVTFRARTHYNRYLMFILVIVLTPMSYGAIATFLEPFGIPILTLPFIIVTWVLLLAGKNKLDKM
- the dcd gene encoding dCTP deaminase; amino-acid sequence: MILSDNDIKGYIQSGALKVTPFEASHVEPASIDLTLANHFLRPLQPLNGTQKLSEPIQYEEIHQTSVVVPAHGFILATTKEYIKLPENLTGFVEGRSSIGRAGLFIQNAGWVDPGFEGAITLELYNANDFPLEIEQNQRICQIVLAETKTAPNEIYSGKYQGQATTTGSRVFRDWMKDGGY
- a CDS encoding urease subunit gamma yields the protein MNFTQREQDKLMLVVAADLARRRRARGLKLNHPEAVALISYEILEGARDGKSVAELMSYGREILNKDDVMDGVESMVTDIEIEATFPDGTKLVTIHHPIV